One genomic segment of Candidatus Methylomirabilis tolerans includes these proteins:
- a CDS encoding type II toxin-antitoxin system HicB family antitoxin codes for MSEVIFEVVQEGDGGFVAECLTEGIFSQADTWEELRANVLEAVAAYFFDREPPSGVRLHLVRDEFVAVG; via the coding sequence TCGAGGTGGTGCAGGAGGGTGACGGTGGGTTCGTGGCCGAGTGCCTGACCGAGGGAATCTTCAGCCAGGCGGATACCTGGGAGGAGTTGCGCGCGAACGTGCTCGAGGCCGTCGCGGCCTACTTCTTCGATCGGGAGCCTCCGTCGGGTGTACGCCTCCACCTCGTGCGCGACGAATTCGTCGCGGTCGGATGA